A window of Benincasa hispida cultivar B227 chromosome 9, ASM972705v1, whole genome shotgun sequence genomic DNA:
TATAGAAGTAATTGAatcataagcactctaactacattaattttgagGATTAAGTATGTATGTTCATAATGAAAGTTAGGATTTGAGAaaacaacctttgtagaactcaaaatttcaaaaactccCTTGTTAATTCTGAAAACGAACTCATCATAGCCCACTGTTAGAGTCTTTTCCACTATTCTCTAGTCTTAGAATGGATTATGGGATCCAATTGTGTGAGaattggaggaaaattttgagagagTTCGGAGTTTTTTGTATGAATTTTGAAGAAcaaattcttcttcaaaaaccaaattgcATGaactttttcttaaataaaagcTGCTATTTAAAGAAGATTACATGCAAAAGGAAATTATCCTCCAAATGACACCAATTGAGCACTAAATTGAAGTTGGAATTTGAGGTGTTTAGGTAGTTGGAAAAATGGGAACTTTCCACTAACCCTAAATtccattttgaatttaaatttcataaattaaattgaaacggattttaatttaatttgaatttcataaatccaaattttaattttgaataaaattaattttaaataaaattaatatctttttaaacaattttaaacaaaattaattctactaattaattttaaataaataattatattacattaattAAAACACCAATCTCGagtatgaatccctattcatgtataatatttaaatcatatttaaatattttcaactctccaaTACGTGTAATTCTTAATTAAACGTTTGATTATATCGCGTATAATTAACACTTAATCTCTTAATCTGAATTTGAACATCTCAAATTCtcatcacactgttctaaggtttagtctgatatgagctagtaggggacctaatagacctacaggtcatgagctccaacaatccgagattaatcagctaaactctttagcctaattaaccaacattcgttaactaccgagacactccattaaagcccaatagttgtactctccccactgtagatatatttttgtctacttcatttaaccatgattagtaaatcaatccttcacaggttgttcgtaattacagctggatcaaaattaccattttaaccctataattacatcttgctccttaagtcctaccgttcatctaatgaacaattggtttatggtccaaccaccAAACCAAGTTCCTCTAGGGCCattgagagggtgaggccccttgttcaagaccctaGAGTtaccacttaagagaacaacctatctactatctctAGAATCAGGTAGGAGcgagttccatcttgcagaactatgtccccaactatctaccttgTCTgaaccctaaaatggaaggtttattgagtcggcaatgtTGAGGCACTCTCATCTATGCAGATTaaagattaaaggataatcccaactaaacaagagttcaagttagctcatgattaagatcgagttacctaggtcatcgaattgaattAGTCATTCTTATTAGTAAACGGCGTTATAAAGTataagtgactatttcgtggttcgatcttatgcaaacccattgcataggacacctccattcatatgtctccacatgaacgatgatcacatcgtttgtagcaaatacaaagtgggtcgcaccCATAGTATCCCCAAGTTAAGGTGCTcagccttatccttatactatagaccgttttgactaTTACTCAAACttaatccatttttatgtctccatataaagtttaagtattcatgctatagccaggggtttttagtttattggatttaaggttaaaaatctacaattcacatattcaataacatttttatttaataacctcaataacaactttattgtcaaaatagaatatttttaatatttacaaactacaagttttaagACATTCAACCCAACGTGAATGGATTATAATAATGCAGGTAGGGATTAAACCTACCAAATGCaaagtcaaaattaaatatcaaattgtaTAAATGTTGGAGTAGTTGATGAAGCCAATATTTAGCCGTCTGAATGAAATAATAGACAGTGAGACCCActgaaaataattttatataaccCACCCGacctaaaaaaaatgaaaaaaaaaaaaaaaaagtgttaatTAAATGCTTTTTCTAAAAAAGTACTTTCAAAgtgtttcttttttaatttatgtttatcaTTTCTAAAAAGTGTTATTAATGAATTACAAATACTCCTTAAAATTTTAACCAAACAGGACCAATATATAGGCAAAGCCATATGAAACATACACATAGACTAAattccaatttattttttattcgttattttgtttatttacgTCTTTGTACTCTTAAAATACTCGTTTTCATcctactttcaaattttgttcattttgttgCTATTCTGTTTCAgtcctaatttcaaattttgttcaaattttgttcattttgttgCTATACTTTTAAAGTATTCATTTTAGATTTGTACATGTATGCTAAAAGGTGGCCATTTTGGTACctattttcaaacttttaacataaaacattaCAATGAAAAGAAAACCCTTCAATACAAACTTAAGATTACATTTCAACAAGAAATTTGGTGAATTAGTGTCCTGATATTTTAAtcgataaaaatgaaaaagaagggaccaaaatttatcaaaaataaaaaataaaagaaccaCAATGTACATATTGAAAGTAAAATGAGGTAAACGAACCAAAGCTTGAAATATAGGATAGCATTTAAACCAAATTGCATCTAATATATCATTTGAATTCCCATCAACCAATATGaatattgaatattaaaattaattaggtATATAAAAGGCCATAAACATAAttcaaattttctatattttcaagACTAAATAAACACTTAAAAACTAATGGCTAATATACTCATGAAAAGACACAAGTTTATAGCGTTTTTAAAACTTGTATATAATCATTGATTCTACTTTTCTATTGTTTTCATtagtattttataatttaaaatcaaagcTTCCAGCCTGTCTTCAGacttttaaaacaataatagaaaTGAAAAACGCCCCCAATTGATTATTCTCCACTCCATCCATAATAAGTCTTTGCTTGACAATAAACAAAGTGTAatataaatctattttgaaCTCATTTCATTATATGAACATTGCCAAATTAGTAAGACAGTTTCAAACTGCAAACCAAATAAGAAGTCAGCACATTTTTATAGATTAAAACAAAACCCatataacaaacaaaaaacagaaGTAGCTACCAGCTCCTGTTTACCAATTCCAAGCAACTAGCAAGTATTTCAATATAAATGATTAAAGTGGGTTGTATTGACATACCAAGGAGAGCAGAGAAACAATGGCGGCCAaggtttcttttcttcttccatttttcttaGTTGCTGCAATCCTTACGGTCTCCTCCACTGCAGTATTGACCACCAGCACTAAGACCCCGAGCTGGGTCCTGGATGGAGCTCGAGCTCGCTGTCATGGATCCATGGCAGAGTGCATGATGGGCGATATTGAATTTGAGATGAACTCTGATATCAATAGACGCATATTGGCAGATTTAAACTACATAAGCTACGACGCGCTCAAGGCCAACACGGTGCCATGCTCACGCAGAGGAGCATCTTACTACAATTGTCAGCCAGGTGCCGAGGCAAACCCCTATGACCGTGGCTGCAATGCTATTTCTCGTTGCCGAAGCTAATGAGTTGTGTTTACTTTTTTGCCAGATATGGGCAGTAGTAGTTGTATGAAGTCATCATAGAGTATAATCATCACTATATTATCAATAAGAAATCATGCAGAAACAGCAAGTCCAAGTCTATAACATATTGCACTTTTCTGTTTCATCCTAAAGCACTGGCTTCAATTTCACAAACGCAACAGCAGAAAGAGAATATTGCAAGTGATCAAACTCATCAATAAAGCAAACACTCAACTATTTCTAGGCAGAACCTTCCTCTTTCTTCACTTCATCTGAACTTGACTTTGAAGGAGGCAGCGGTGATGGAGAACCCTCAACACCCATCTCAGCCTTCAAGTCGTTGATGCTTTGCTCCAATTCGTTTATGCGGCTCCCCATCTCATCGAGTATATTCAAGTTAAAGAAAGCTTATTTATTATCAGTTATTACAATAAAGCTATCCTACAATCAACTTCTTTTCCAATGAATCTAAAGCCCAAAGCTGTACTAGAAAGTCAAACAAATTCTAACTTGCAATCAAGGTGACTAATATAAAGGATCTCTGATTCTACAGGATTCAAAAACCCCATTAGAAGGAATTAAGGTTCGTTCAACAATCCATTTCAAGATCATTACTATCATTTCCCTATAAGAATGTTTCAACTATAAATAACTTTTACAAGATCATCGTTTTCTAGAGTgaaaaaagaaatcataataCTCAGAAAATTGCATTATCTAGCCtatacaaacaaataaataattatatgatttaTTTTGCAAAACTCGAAAATCAAAATGTAACCAGGCCTATCAGAAACAATTACTCATCATAATTACAACTgctaaaaataaatagaagtaCTTCGAAGGATATTCTTTGTGATAATGGAGTCAGACATGGTTTGGAACCTAGATTGCTGCATAAAGAAGTTTTTGTTAGACATAGATTTCTCTACCAGAAACTTTCACTAACTGAAACTCACCATCTGTTGAAGAAGATTTTGCAcctgaagaaaagaagaagaagaagagttaaTACCAATTTAACGATAAACCATCATGAAACAATTAAGAGTGCCTTATGGGGGTCAAATTTTAGACAGAACGAGAGTATTCATCAAAAGGAAAATGAGAGACTTCATAGAACCAACTTCCAATAAGTTAGGGACTATCGAACAGGgaaaaacaaagagaataaactaaaagaaaatgaactcACAAAAATGGTCATATCAGCCGTGCTTTGCTTTGCATCTTCAGAGTCATGCCCATCCTGCAAGATAAAAAGAGTAAAATGTGCATTTCACGCTGTCACACAATGGTACAAAAACAAACCAgtcaaataatacaaacaataatAAGTCAAACAAATTAGAATCACTGGAGGTGGAATTACAATCTTGAAAGAGAATTAAGATCAAGCATCAAACATTTTCATTTGTGACAATTACATTTAACAATCAGTAGCACTCCAAAGGTGAATAGTTATTTAAATAACCTTGAAAACTGATGTCTTGGCCACTGGACAAGGTAAAATGTTCTTTATCCTCCCAAAAGCAATCAGCCACaacca
This region includes:
- the LOC120084594 gene encoding protein RALF-like 33 encodes the protein MAAKVSFLLPFFLVAAILTVSSTAVLTTSTKTPSWVLDGARARCHGSMAECMMGDIEFEMNSDINRRILADLNYISYDALKANTVPCSRRGASYYNCQPGAEANPYDRGCNAISRCRS
- the LOC120087042 gene encoding heat shock factor-binding protein isoform X2; translated protein: MTIFVQNLLQQMQSRFQTMSDSIITKIDEMGSRINELEQSINDLKAEMGVEGSPSPLPPSKSSSDEVKKEEGSA
- the LOC120087042 gene encoding heat shock factor-binding protein isoform X1; this encodes MDGHDSEDAKQSTADMTIFVQNLLQQMQSRFQTMSDSIITKIDEMGSRINELEQSINDLKAEMGVEGSPSPLPPSKSSSDEVKKEEGSA